TCGCTCGCGTCGTCGCCGCGCAGCGCGAGCGTGCGCGCCACGGGGAACGCGACGCGCTGGCAGCGCGAGCGGATCGTCGCGAGGAGCGCGGCCGCGCTCGCGGCGACGAGCACGATCGTCGTGTCCGCGGGCGGCTCCTCGAGCAGGCGGAGCAGCGCGTTCTGGGCCTCGGTGTTGAGCCACTCCGCGTCGGCGATGACGGCCACGCAGCGGCCGCCCTCGTTCGCGCCGAGCCGCAGCGCGCGCTGCAGCGCGCGCACCTGGCCGATGCGGACGCGCGTGCCGTCGGCGCCGCGGTCGACCCAGTAGAGGTCCGGGTGGTCGCCGACGTGCCGGAAGAACGGGCCGCTGCGGCCCGTGCCGTCGATCTCGACGCCGTCGTCCCCGGCCTCGTGGCCGCTGCGGGCGCACGCTCCACAGGCCTCGCACGGGCGATCGGCGTCGCGCTCGCCCCGGCAGACGAGCGCGCGCGCGAACCACAGCGCGGCCTCGCGCGCCGGCTCGGTCGCGCCCGAGAGCAGGTATCCGGAGTGGATGCGACCGCCCTCGAGCGCGCGGCGCAGCAGCGTGCGGGGGTCGCTCGGGACGGCCGGCATGGGCGCGCACCGTAGCACGGGCGGTCCGGTCGGAAGCGACGTGCAGCTGCACGGGAACCGGGCCGTCGCGACGACGGAGTCCGGCGCGCGCCGCGTCGTCGACCCGCTCAAGTGTTGCGTGCCCGATGCCGATCGACGCCGCACCGCGCGGCGATCTCCGCGCGACGAGAGGGGTGCACGGACATGGCGTTCGGTCGAGGCAAGGATGGCGGATCGATGGGACCGGCGACGAGCACGAGCGCGCCGAGCAGCAGCGGCTTCGGCAACCTGACCGCATTCATCGACCAGGGCTCGGAGTTCGAGGGGAAGCTCTCCTTCAAGGACACCGTCCGCATCGACGGCCGCTTCTCCGGCGAGATCAGCAGCGAGAACACGCTGATCGTCGGCGAGAGCGGCGAGATCGAGGCCACCATCCACTCGCCGAGCGTCGTCATCAGCGGCGCCGTGCACGGCGACGTCCACGCGTCGCGACAGCTCGTGCTCCACAAGACGGCCCGCCTCGTGGGCGACGTGCACACGCCGTCGCTCGTCGTCGAGGAGGGCGCGGTCGTCAACGGTGCGATCAAGATGACGCGGCCCGAGCCGCAGGCGAAGCCGGCGCCGAAGGTCGAGCCGCCGAAGGACGCGGGCACGCCGCGCTAGCGGCCCTCGCGCCACCGTTCTCGCCCCCCGCCCCGTGCGGCGCGCGCCCGCGCGCGGCGCCGTCGCGCTAGCCGACCACGACCGTCGTGACGCCCGGAACGAAGCGGCGGAGCGGCTCCTCGATCGCGATGCGCAGCGTCGCGGGCTGCGCCGGGCAGCGCGCGCACTCGCCCTGGAGCGCGACGCGCACGACGCCGTCGGCGCCCACGTCGAGCAGCTCGACGTTGCCGCCGTCGGCGACGAGCCCCGGGCGGATGCGGTCGATGGCGCTCTCGACGTCGGCCCGCGACGGGCCCCTTCCCTGGATCTCCATGCGCGCGCGTTTCGGCGCGCGCCCACGCCGGGTTGACCCGGCGTCGGCGTCCGCGCGCGCCCGTCGCTCCGGTCGACGCTCGCGCGGGTGACGCCGCGCACGGCGCGGGGCCTCGCCTGCGCACGGCTTGCTAGCCTCCCGCCGCCGTGGACGTCACCGTCAAGCTCTTCGGATCCGTGCGCGAGCAGGTGGGCGCGAAGGAGCTCGCCATGACGCTCGCCGACGGCGCGACCGTCGCGGTCGTGCGCGATCGCCTCGCGGCCGATCACGCGCTGTTCCGCGACCTCGGCACGCGCCTCGCCGTCTCCGTGAACCTCGAGGTCGCGAGCCTCGACACGCCGCTCCGGAACGGCGACGAGGTCGCGTTCCTGCCGCCCGTGTCGGGCGGCGCGGGACGCGCGCCCCTCTGCACGATCTCGAGCCATCCGCTCGACGAGCGCGAGGTCGCCGCGCGCGTGGCCGGCCCCGACGCGGGCGGACTCGTCACGTTCGTCGGCGCCGTGCGCGACCGCGCGCGCGGCAACGACATCGAGTACCTCGAGTACGAGGCCTATCCCGCGATGGCCGAGCGCGAGATGGAGAAGATCGCCGCCGACTGCGCCCGCCGCTGGCCGGGAGCGCGCGTCGCGATCGCGCATCGCACGGGGCGCCTCGAGATCGGCGACGTCGCGGTCGTCGTCGTCGCCGCCGCGCCGCACCGGGCCGAGGCGTTCGACGCGTGCCGCTTCGCGATCGACACGCTCAAGCAGACGGTCCCCATCTGGAAGAAGGAGGTGGCGACGTCGGGCGAGTACTGGGTGGACGATCACGCATGAGCGGCGACCCGAAGCCGTCGTCGGCGCACCATCACCACCGCAGGGAGGCCGTCGCGAGCGTCGCGACGGTCGTGATCACGGTGAGCGACACGCGCACGCTCGAGACCGACGCCGGAGGCGCGCTCGCGGCCGAGCTGCTCGGCGCCGCGGGCCACGTCGTCGCGGCGCGCGAGATCGTGCCCGACGAGCCCGCCGCGATCCGCGCCGCGCTCGAGGCGGCGCTCGCGCGCGATGGCGTGGGGGCCGTGCTGCTCACGGGCGGGACGGGCGTCGCGCCGCGCGACGTCACGCCCGAGACGGTCGCTCCGCTCCTCGAGCGCGAGATCCCGGGCTTCGGCGAGCTGTTCCGCATGTTGTCGTACGAGGACGTCGGCTCGGCCGCGCTGCTCTCGCGCGCCATCGCCGGGCTCGCGCGCGGGCGCGTCGTGTTCGCGATTCCGGGCTCGCGCGGCGCCGTGCGGCTCGCGGTCGAGAAGCTCGTCGGTCCGGAGCTCGGCCATCTCGCGGCCGAGGCCGTCAAGACGCGCTAGCCCGGGGCCGACAAGGCGCGGGTGATCGCGCCCGCCCGCCGCGTCCTCGCGCTCCTCGGTCTCGTGGTCGTCTGTGTCGGTCCGCGCGGAGCGGCGCGCGCGGACGCCTACGTCTGGGTCGATGACGACGGCGTCACGCACCTGACGAACGACCCGCGCGACGTGCCACAGGATGCGCGCGACGACGCCGACGACGCGCCGCCCGACCGCGTGCGCGCGCTGTGGGACGACGGCGTGGTCGGTCCGCCGCTCGACACGCCCGCCGCCGCCGGGGGCGGCGACGACGCGCGCATCACCCGTCTGCTCGCGGGCGCGCGCGCCGACATCCTGCGCGGCGAGCACGCGCGCGCGACCGCCGCGCTGCGCAGCCTCGTCCGCCTCGACCCGGGGCGCCCCGAGCCCTACTGGTATCTCGCGGAGCTCGAGCGCCAGCGCGGTCGCTATGCGAGCGCGCAGGAGCAGCTCGCGGAGTTCGTCGGGCGCGCGACCGCGCCGCGCTATGCGAAGTGGCGCGACGCCGCGCGCGACCGCATCGCGTCGCTCGCCGACGAGCAGCGGCTCGCGGACCCGGACGCGGAGCGTGCGCCGCTCGCCCTCGTCGCGCGCGAGAGCTCGCACTTCCGCGTCGAGCTCGACTCCGAGCTCGACGTCCGTCCGGCCTACGGACCGACGGTGCTGCACTACCTCGAGGAGGCGCGCGGCGACGTCGCGGAGGCGCTCGGCGTCGTCCCGAGCGAGCCGCTCGGCGTCGTGTTCTACGGCAGTGCCGCCTATCAGCGCGCCCACCGCCATCGCTTCTCGTTCAAGACGGTCGGCTTCTTCGACGGGCGCATCCACGTGGCGTCGCCGGCCGACCCCGGCGAGTCGCTGCGCGCGCTCCTCTTCCACGAGTACACGCACGCGCTCTTCCGCGAGCAGACCGGCGCCGACCGGCCGTACTGGCTCAACGAGGGGCTCGCCGAGCTCGTCGAGCGGCGCGCGCGGCGGCTGCCCACGTCGACGCGCAGCGAGCGCGCGGCGCTGCGCGCGCGGATCGAGGGCGACGCGTGGATCCCGCTCCGGCGCATCGCGCCGAGCTTCGGCGGGCTCGCCGGCGACGACGCGCGCGCGGCCTATCTCGAGGCGATCGTGACCGCCGAGTGGATCGAGGCGCACACCGAGGCGCCGCAGCGCGCACGGCTCCTGCAGCGGCTCGGTGAAGGGTGGTCGATCGACCAGGCGCTGCACGAGGCGCTCGGCGTCGATACCGACGGGCTCGACGCCAGCGTGCGGCGGCGGATCACGGACGAGTTCCCCGCGCTCGTGCCGTAGCGCCGCGCGGGAGGACGTGCCGCGCGCGTCCGGGTCAGAGGCCCTCGGCGAGCCCCTCGTCGCGCTGCCGGCTCGCCTCGAGCAGGAGCTCGGTGACGGTCGCGCGGATCGTCGGCTCGACGTCGAGCTCCTGCGCCTCGAAGCGGAACGCCCCGCGGTCGGTGTTCACGATCGCGACCGCGGCGTCGAAGCCCGCGTGCTTCTCCGTCGCGGCGTGGACCGGCCGCCCGTTGCGGAACCAGACGGTGCCGATGCCGCTCGGCGCCTCGATCTCGAGCAGTCCCGTCTTCCCGCCCATCTCGAGCACCTGGAGCACGGCGAAGGGCGGGATCTCGGCGAGCTGACCGTGGAACGCGTCGCGCGTCGACGCGCGCTCGAAGATCATCGTCTTCGCCTCGCCGGGGACGAGGAGCGCGTCGTCGATCGCGGCGTCGAGCGTGCAGAAGGTGATCGTGCTCGATCCGATCTCGATGCGGTCTCCCGTCGAGAGCGGGCACTCGCCGTCGACCGGCTCGCCGTTCACGAACGTCCCGTTCGTGCTGCCGAGGTCGCGCAGCACGTAGCCGCCGTCGACGGCGCGGATCTCCGCGTGGCGGCGCGAGACGTCGCTCTTGCGGATGGCGAACTCACAGCTCGGATGGCGCCCGATCGCGACCGGGGCGTCGGAGTCGACGCGCTGCGGCGGGAGCGGCGGGCAGAACAGCATGGCGGTGCGCGAGGCTTCCATCGCCGGCCTACAACGGCAGCCGGCGCGCGCAGCTTGAACGCAGGATCGGCCGCGGATGCGTGCGCCCGGGGCGCAGCGCCCCTCGACTAGCGGGCGAGCGCGCCGCCCCCGTAGCGGACTGCGCTGTCGCGGGCCCACCCGCTCGCCTGCGCGAACCCGGCCGGCACCTCGAGCACCGCGTCGACGAGCTCGCCCGGCGCGTAGCGGGGGAGGGCGTCCGGGGGAGTGCCGTCCGCGGGCGGCGGTACGCGGTGATGGATGCCGACGATCCGGCCGTCCCGGATCCAGACCATGTCGATCGGAAACCTCATGTCGATCATCCAGAACTGCTGGAATCCCGCGTCACGGTAGAGGAAGAGCATTCCCTCTCCCCAGCCGAGGCCGTCGCGGCCGGAGAGCCCGCGGCGCTGCTCTTCGGGCGTCCGGGCGAGCTCGACCGCGACGCGGACCCGATCGATCTCGACCCAGGCGTCCGGGCGGGCGGCGCCCTCCGAGCGGGCGCACGCGGCTGCGGCGACGAGCGCGACGAGCGCGGTCGCCGCTGCCTGCGCCCGCCGCCCGCGCCTCACGCGTCGGCGTCCGGCGCGTAGTACTCGAAGTCGACGAGCGCCTGCTTCATGTGGTCGCGCAGCCGCTTCACGAGCCGCGCCTCGAGCTGCCGGACGCGCTCGCGCGTGATGCCGTACTCCTCGCCGAGGTCGGCGAGCGTGCGCGGCTCCTCCGCGAGCACGCGCTCCTCGAGGATCTGCAGGTCGCGCGCGGCGAGCGTCTTCTTGAACTCCGCGATCTGCTCGGCGAACACGCCGCGGAGCTCGTCGTCGCCCACCTGTCGCTCGGCGCTCGGTCCGCCGGCGCTCATGAAGTCGCCGTACGTCGCGGAGCCGTCCTCGTCGCCGATCGGCGCATCCATCGAGAGGTCGGGGCGCGAGAGGCGCGCCTGCATCTCCTCGACGTCCTGCTCGCTCACTTCGAGCCGCTCGGCGATGAGCTTCGGCGTGACCTCGAAGCCCTGACGCTCGAGCTCGCGGCGCTCGCGGTTGAGCCGGTAGAAGAGCTTGCGCTGCGCGCGCGTCGTCCCCATGCGGACGCTGCGCATGTTGTCGAGGATGTACTTGAGCACGTACGCGCGGATCCAGTAGACGGCGTAGGTCGACAGCTTCACGCCCTGATACGGGTCGAAGCGCTGCACGGCCTCCATCAGGCCGACGTTGCCCTCCTGGATGAGATCGAGCGCGTTCGTCCACGCGCGCCGGTACTCCATGGCGATCTTGAACACGAGGCGGAGGTTCGACACGACGAGCCGCCGCGCGGCCTCGACGTCCCCGTGCTCGCGCCACCGCACCGCCAGCTCGTGCTCCTCCTCGCGCGAGATGGGCGCGTGGTGGCGCAGCTGCGCCATGTAGCGCGTGAGGGTGTCCCCGCCCTGGAAGTCGGCGGTGTCCGCCATGGGAAGCGGAAGGGGCGCGGTCGTCGCCTCGACCAGCACCGGGAGGTGGACGGCGCGCGGCGCGAGCCGCGCAGGGGCTCCGTCATCGGGCTCGTCGCCGTCGTCGTCGCCGTCGGGCGGCGCGACTTCGTCGATCTCGTCGGGGGCGATCGGCTCCTCGGCGTCCTCGGTCGCGTCGGCGCCCGGCGCGGGCGCGCGCTCTCCCCCCTCGAGCTCGCTCGCCTCTCGGCTCTCGCGTTCGCGGGGGTCTCGGCTCACCGGCGGGCTCTCGGCGGTTCGGCGCGGGGGACGGGTCGCGCCAACGTAGCGAAACGAAGAGGGCGGGATCGGCCGCCGGCCGATCCCGCCCTCACGAGGCTCCGAAGGCGCGCGAGGCGCGGCTACTTCTTGAGCGTGCGGATGAACGCGATGATGTTGGCGATCTCCTCGTCGCCGAGGTGCGGCAGCGGGGCCATCATCGCGTTGCCGCCGTAGGCCGCGGCGCCGTTCTTGATGATGTTCGTGATGTCGGCGTCCGTGCCGGCCTTGCCGTCGCCGTCCGTGTCGTACTTGAAGTCGCCGACGCTGAAGTCGCGCGGCTTCGGGTCGAGCACGGCGCCGACCGGCCCGTCGCCCTTGCCCTCGGGCCCGTGGCACGAGGCGCAGTTCGCCTCGAAGCTGGTCTTGCCGGCCGCGACGTCGGCGGCGAGCGCGGTGCCGGGCGCGGCGAAGGCGGCGAGCGCGATCCACGTTGCGATCTTGCGGGTCATCGATCGGATCTCCTTGTCCAGTTCGGATGAGCTCCGCGCGCGCGCGGAGGGTTCGTCGGTTCGGGTCGCACAGAGGGCAGGGGTGCCGGACTTATTCGCGCGGATCCCCACGCCCTCGTCACTTCGTCACTGCACGGCTCTTCGGGTTCGACCGCTCGACGCGCAAAGGCGCGTCGAGCGCGACGCGTCCGGGGGTCGAGGCGCGCGCAAGGTACGGAGCGGCAATGCCTGCGTCAAACGACACGGGCCTGCAGCGAAACGTTGCGGAGTGATCGCCCGGCTCAGCGCGATCGCGCGCGCGACTCCATCCATGCGACGAGCGTGCGGACGCCGACGCCCGACGCACCCGGCACGTCCCATCCCGCCGTCTTGTCGCCCCACGCGGTGCCCGCGATGTCGAGGTGGGCCCAGCTGCGATCGCCCGCGAAGGCCTGGAGGAAGCCGGCCGCCGTCGATGCGCCCGCGTCGCGCGATCCCGCGTTCTTCAGGTCGGCGACGCTGCTCTTCATCGCGCGCGCGTGCTCCGGGAAGAGCGGCATGCGCCACATCGTCTCCCCGCACGCCGCACCCGCGTCGACGATCTCGCGCGCGAGGGCGTCGTCGCGCGTGAAGACGCCGGTCGCCCACGGCCCGAGCGCGACGACGCACGCGCCCGTGAGCGTCGCGAGATCGACGACCGCATCGGGCTCGAACTCCGAGATCGCGTAGTGGAGCGCGTCCGCGAGGACGACGCGGCCCTCGGCGTCCGTGTTGAGGATCTCGATCGTCTTGCCGCTCATCGCGCGCACGACGTCGCCGGGTCGATAGGCGGTGCCGCTCGGCATGTTCTCGGCCGCGCCGATCACGCCGACGACGTGCAGCGGCAGCTCGAGCACGGCCGCCGCGCGGAGTGCGCCGACGACGGCCGCGGCGCCCGACATGTCGTGCTTCATCTCGTGCATCGCGGCGGACGGCTTGATCGAGATGCCGCCCGTGTCGAACGTGATGCCCTTGCCGACGATGCACAGCGTCGGCGCGCGCGAAGCGCGGCGCTTCGGGACGTGCTCGAGGACGATCATGCGCGGCGGGTTCGCGCTTCCCTGGCCGACGGCGAGGATCGCGCCCATGCCGAGCCTCTTCATCTGCGCCGGTTCGAGCACGCGGCAGCGGAGGCCGACCTCGCGCGCGGTCGCGCGCGCGGCGGTCGCGAGGCGCGCCGGCGTCAGCTCGTTCGGCGGCTCGTTCGAGAGATCGCGCGCGAGGTTCTGCGCCGTCGCGATCGCGACGCCCGCGTCGGCTCCGCGCCGCGCGGCGGCCGCGTCGGTCGCGCCGTCGATCACGAGCGTCACCGCGGCCGGCGGCGCGTCGTCGCGCTTCTCCTTGTAGCGATCGAAGCGGTAGCTGCCGAGCAGCACGCCCTCGGCGAGCGCCTGCGCGGCGGCCGCGGCCGCGACGCCGCGAACGCGGGGCGCGGCGATCGCGAGCGAGCGGACGCGCTTGCCGGTCGCGCGGCGCACGGCCGTCGCCGCGGCGCGCCGCAGCGCGTGCGCGTCGACGTCCTTCGCGTCGCCCATTCCGACGAGCACGACGCGCGCGGGCCGCGCCGCGGCCGCGCGCGCGCGCTTCGACGCCGGAGCGGGGTAGAGGACGAGCGCCTCGCCCGCGCTCGCGGCGAACTCGCCGCGCTCGACGACGTCGGCGATCGCGCCGCCGAGCGAGCGATCGAACGCGCGCGCGGCGGGAGACAGGACGGGCTTCGCCCCGTTCACCGCGGCCTTCGCCTTCGCCGAGGCCTTCGCGCGCGCCGCACCGCGCCGGCCGCCGGTCGCTCCGTCGGCCGCGCCCTGCGACGCGAGCGGGATCGCCACGACGTCCGCCTTCGCGGCGTCGAGCGCCGCGCTCCGAACCGAGATCTTCATTCGTTCCCCCCTCGCGCCGGAAGCGGCGCTCGCGTTCCACCGGCGCGGCGCCTCGCGGCGCTCCGTCGCCTCCGAAGGCTCGTCGCGCGAGCCGAGCGGCCCGTGCGGCTTCGCGCGACCCGCCCGCTTCCTTGATGGCCCCCGAGCCCTCGCATAGACTCGCGCGCCGACCGTTCGGGGGGCGGAGTCGCGCAGGGCGGCTTCGCGAGGTCGGTCGCCTCGAGTCGTCGTGGATCGTCGGGACCCTGGATCGGCAGGGAGCTCCTCGGGGTCGCGGGCTCGCGCTCGGCGCCGTTCATAGCGCGTTCGGGCCGCATCACCGAGAGCACATCGAGAGCCCGGCGTTCCTCCGCGAGCCCTCCGCCGCGGGCGGAGTGCGCCGCGAGGCGGGCGGGGAGCGTCGCGTGGAACTCGATCTGATCGGACTGATCTGGCAGGCGAGCCTCGTCGTGAAGCTCGTCATGCTCCTGCTCGCCGGCATGTCCGTCGGCTCGTGGGCGATCATCGTGCTCAAGTGGCGCGAGCTGCGCCGCGCGGAGGCCGACAGCGAGGCGTTCCTCGAGGTCTACCGCGAAGAGGAGTTCGCCCGCGCGTTCGAGGCGGCGCGCGAGCTCGACCGCAGCCCGCTCGCCGCCGTCTTCCTCGGCGGCTGCGCGGAGCTCCAGCAGATCGCCAAGAAGCAGGGCGGGGGCGCGGTCGATGCGCTCGAGGTCGAGCAGGTGCGGCGCGTGCGCAAGGCGCTCGGCTGGATCACCGCCGGCGAGGCGCAGCGCTTCGAGCGCGGGCTCTCGTTCCTCGCCACGACCGGCAGCTCGGCGCCGTTCATCGGCCTGTTCGGCACCGTCATCGGCATCATCGCGTCGTTCGAGAGCATCGGGCGCGCGGGCAGCGCGAGCCTCGCGGTCGTCGCGCCCGGCATCGCCGAGGCGCTGATCGCGACCGCGGTCGGCCTGTTCGCCGCGATTCCCGCCACGATCTTCTACAACTCGTTCGTCGCGCGCATCGAGCAGATCGGCGCCGCGATCGACCTGTTCCGCGGCGACTTCGAGCAGGATCTCGACCTCGTCGCGGCGCAGGCGACCGGTGCGCGCGCCTCGGCGCGCCGCGAGCGGGGCTGACGCGTGGGCGCGTCGCTCGCGCGCGGCGGTCGCCGCCGGCCGATGGCCGACATCAACGTCACGCCGCTCGTCGACGTCATGCTCGTGCTGCTGATCATCTTCATGGTGACGGCCCCGATGATGCAGCAGGGCGTCGACGTCGATCTGCCGAAGACGTCGACGCAGCCGCTGCGCGTCACCGACGACCCGCTCATCCTCACGGTGAAGAAGGACGGCACCTACCTGCTCGGCAAGACCGAGGTGCCGCTCTCCGAGCTCGAGGCGAAGCTCGCCGCCATCTTCGAGGCGCGCGGCGCGAAGGAGCTCTACCTGCGCGCGGATCGCGCGGCGCCGTACGGCACCGTCGTCAAGGCGATGGCCGCCGCGCGCGAGGCCGGCGCGCAGCAGCTCGGCGTCGTCACCGAGGCCGAGTAGCGCCGTGGGCGGTCGCGCGCCGATCGGCATCGGAGGGCGGCGGTGAGCTCCGCGACCCTCGGCATCGATCGCCTGCAGCAGAGCGCGTGGGATCGCTTCGCGCGCGCGCGCGCCGAGCGCGGGCGGCGCGAGTGGAAGAACGGGCTCGTCGGCTCCGCGATCGGCCACGCGGTCGTGCTGCTGCTGCTCGTGGTCGGCCCGCGCCCCGGGCCGTCGGAGCTCCCGCCGGTCGTCTCGATCGATCTCGTCGCCGCGCCGCGCGCGGCCGCGGCCCCCGCGCCGGGCCG
This genomic interval from Myxococcota bacterium contains the following:
- a CDS encoding polymer-forming cytoskeletal protein, which translates into the protein MGPATSTSAPSSSGFGNLTAFIDQGSEFEGKLSFKDTVRIDGRFSGEISSENTLIVGESGEIEATIHSPSVVISGAVHGDVHASRQLVLHKTARLVGDVHTPSLVVEEGAVVNGAIKMTRPEPQAKPAPKVEPPKDAGTPR
- a CDS encoding NifU family protein, translated to MEIQGRGPSRADVESAIDRIRPGLVADGGNVELLDVGADGVVRVALQGECARCPAQPATLRIAIEEPLRRFVPGVTTVVVG
- a CDS encoding molybdenum cofactor biosynthesis protein MoaE; translation: MDVTVKLFGSVREQVGAKELAMTLADGATVAVVRDRLAADHALFRDLGTRLAVSVNLEVASLDTPLRNGDEVAFLPPVSGGAGRAPLCTISSHPLDEREVAARVAGPDAGGLVTFVGAVRDRARGNDIEYLEYEAYPAMAEREMEKIAADCARRWPGARVAIAHRTGRLEIGDVAVVVVAAAPHRAEAFDACRFAIDTLKQTVPIWKKEVATSGEYWVDDHA
- a CDS encoding molybdenum cofactor biosynthesis protein B codes for the protein MSGDPKPSSAHHHHRREAVASVATVVITVSDTRTLETDAGGALAAELLGAAGHVVAAREIVPDEPAAIRAALEAALARDGVGAVLLTGGTGVAPRDVTPETVAPLLEREIPGFGELFRMLSYEDVGSAALLSRAIAGLARGRVVFAIPGSRGAVRLAVEKLVGPELGHLAAEAVKTR
- a CDS encoding DUF4124 domain-containing protein, with product MIAPARRVLALLGLVVVCVGPRGAARADAYVWVDDDGVTHLTNDPRDVPQDARDDADDAPPDRVRALWDDGVVGPPLDTPAAAGGGDDARITRLLAGARADILRGEHARATAALRSLVRLDPGRPEPYWYLAELERQRGRYASAQEQLAEFVGRATAPRYAKWRDAARDRIASLADEQRLADPDAERAPLALVARESSHFRVELDSELDVRPAYGPTVLHYLEEARGDVAEALGVVPSEPLGVVFYGSAAYQRAHRHRFSFKTVGFFDGRIHVASPADPGESLRALLFHEYTHALFREQTGADRPYWLNEGLAELVERRARRLPTSTRSERAALRARIEGDAWIPLRRIAPSFGGLAGDDARAAYLEAIVTAEWIEAHTEAPQRARLLQRLGEGWSIDQALHEALGVDTDGLDASVRRRITDEFPALVP
- a CDS encoding DUF4388 domain-containing protein, with translation MEASRTAMLFCPPLPPQRVDSDAPVAIGRHPSCEFAIRKSDVSRRHAEIRAVDGGYVLRDLGSTNGTFVNGEPVDGECPLSTGDRIEIGSSTITFCTLDAAIDDALLVPGEAKTMIFERASTRDAFHGQLAEIPPFAVLQVLEMGGKTGLLEIEAPSGIGTVWFRNGRPVHAATEKHAGFDAAVAIVNTDRGAFRFEAQELDVEPTIRATVTELLLEASRQRDEGLAEGL
- a CDS encoding DUF192 domain-containing protein; this translates as MRRGRRAQAAATALVALVAAAACARSEGAARPDAWVEIDRVRVAVELARTPEEQRRGLSGRDGLGWGEGMLFLYRDAGFQQFWMIDMRFPIDMVWIRDGRIVGIHHRVPPPADGTPPDALPRYAPGELVDAVLEVPAGFAQASGWARDSAVRYGGGALAR
- a CDS encoding RNA polymerase factor sigma-32, giving the protein MSRDPRERESREASELEGGERAPAPGADATEDAEEPIAPDEIDEVAPPDGDDDGDEPDDGAPARLAPRAVHLPVLVEATTAPLPLPMADTADFQGGDTLTRYMAQLRHHAPISREEEHELAVRWREHGDVEAARRLVVSNLRLVFKIAMEYRRAWTNALDLIQEGNVGLMEAVQRFDPYQGVKLSTYAVYWIRAYVLKYILDNMRSVRMGTTRAQRKLFYRLNRERRELERQGFEVTPKLIAERLEVSEQDVEEMQARLSRPDLSMDAPIGDEDGSATYGDFMSAGGPSAERQVGDDELRGVFAEQIAEFKKTLAARDLQILEERVLAEEPRTLADLGEEYGITRERVRQLEARLVKRLRDHMKQALVDFEYYAPDADA
- a CDS encoding cytochrome c, producing MTRKIATWIALAAFAAPGTALAADVAAGKTSFEANCASCHGPEGKGDGPVGAVLDPKPRDFSVGDFKYDTDGDGKAGTDADITNIIKNGAAAYGGNAMMAPLPHLGDEEIANIIAFIRTLKK
- a CDS encoding leucyl aminopeptidase, which translates into the protein MKISVRSAALDAAKADVVAIPLASQGAADGATGGRRGAARAKASAKAKAAVNGAKPVLSPAARAFDRSLGGAIADVVERGEFAASAGEALVLYPAPASKRARAAAARPARVVLVGMGDAKDVDAHALRRAAATAVRRATGKRVRSLAIAAPRVRGVAAAAAAQALAEGVLLGSYRFDRYKEKRDDAPPAAVTLVIDGATDAAAARRGADAGVAIATAQNLARDLSNEPPNELTPARLATAARATAREVGLRCRVLEPAQMKRLGMGAILAVGQGSANPPRMIVLEHVPKRRASRAPTLCIVGKGITFDTGGISIKPSAAMHEMKHDMSGAAAVVGALRAAAVLELPLHVVGVIGAAENMPSGTAYRPGDVVRAMSGKTIEILNTDAEGRVVLADALHYAISEFEPDAVVDLATLTGACVVALGPWATGVFTRDDALAREIVDAGAACGETMWRMPLFPEHARAMKSSVADLKNAGSRDAGASTAAGFLQAFAGDRSWAHLDIAGTAWGDKTAGWDVPGASGVGVRTLVAWMESRARSR
- a CDS encoding MotA/TolQ/ExbB proton channel family protein, which codes for MELDLIGLIWQASLVVKLVMLLLAGMSVGSWAIIVLKWRELRRAEADSEAFLEVYREEEFARAFEAARELDRSPLAAVFLGGCAELQQIAKKQGGGAVDALEVEQVRRVRKALGWITAGEAQRFERGLSFLATTGSSAPFIGLFGTVIGIIASFESIGRAGSASLAVVAPGIAEALIATAVGLFAAIPATIFYNSFVARIEQIGAAIDLFRGDFEQDLDLVAAQATGARASARRERG
- the tolR gene encoding protein TolR, with the protein product MGASLARGGRRRPMADINVTPLVDVMLVLLIIFMVTAPMMQQGVDVDLPKTSTQPLRVTDDPLILTVKKDGTYLLGKTEVPLSELEAKLAAIFEARGAKELYLRADRAAPYGTVVKAMAAAREAGAQQLGVVTEAE